The sequence CAGAAGATTCTTTACACACAAATTTTCTGTCAGGAAGCATTTGAAGAGATTGAGAGAGATGCAAAAGAAACATTATTTGCAGCAGTGGATGGCGACAACCAGCGCATGATGGTATCTGCACTTCGCAAATTAACGCGTTCAAATCCATATAACATCATCGCGAAAAAACGTGAAGCTTCTGTGAAATTGATTGAAGCTGAGAAGTATATCGTTTAATTGAACAGTCTTTCTTGAAATGAAATATTATGAAGCAAAGCTCCGAACAACGAACGAGTTGTTTGGAGCTTTTTGAATGGCATGTGTGGCGAATCGTCGAATTCATTTTACTTACCCTATTGAATAGGGTATAATTCATACATAGTACAAGTGAGAAAAGGAATTACTCATGAAAAAATATACAGTTGGTGAATTAACCAGAACTTTTATTGAATTGAATACATTTATATCAAATTGGAAAAACTATGGTTTAAACGATGATGATTTATTTGAATTCGAAATAATCCTTATGCAAAATTCTAAAGATCATCCTGTAATTCAAGGGACAGGTGGACTTAGGAAAGCTAGATTTGTACCCGAACGTTTGAACAAAGGCAAAAGTGGTGGGTTTAGAGTAATTTATTTGGACTTGGAAGATAGTCAAATCATTATCCTACTTGTTGCAAAACAGTTAGTTGAAATTTTAAAAAGACATTATGGGAGGTAAGCATAATGGAAGAGTCTCTTTTCGAATCATTAAAATTGAGTTTAAATGAAGCGATTGAACATGCTGAAGGTAAAGTAAAGGTACGGAAACGGAAAGTTACGATTAAACCAGTACCTATGTTTAATGCCCTAGAGATTAGAAATACCCGAAATAATTTAGGATTAACACAATCGACTTTTGCGCAGTTGCTTG comes from Sporosarcina sp. FSL K6-3457 and encodes:
- a CDS encoding helix-turn-helix domain-containing protein produces the protein MEESLFESLKLSLNEAIEHAEGKVKVRKRKVTIKPVPMFNALEIRNTRNNLGLTQSTFAQLLGVSKKTVEAWEAGTNLPNGSAMRLLQLFAENPALAQAEVIVEDELEFA